The genomic region TTTTGAAAATATTCACTGACCTCGCGCTGATAATAGGGCGTGAGGGCAGGCGGCACTGTACGGAGCAGCTCCGTTTGCCGGGTTTTCTGCTGCTTGTATTTTTCAAAAGCAGGCGGAAAAACTGGCGGACGATTCTGCGCCGTTTGCGCTTCGCGGCGTTCTTCCTGGTCGCGCTCTTGGGCCGATTTCTCGGCTTCCAACAGTCGAGTCAGGATTTGTTGCTGGCGCATGATAGTTTGCTCCGTCAGCCGCTTATTTACGAGGTCGGTTTCGGTTTGTTCCATCATTTTTTTCAGGTCGCCGGTACCACCGCCGCCATCTTGGCCTTTGCCTTCCTTACCGCCGGGTTTCATCTTGTCCATTTTCTGCAAAGCATCGCGCAGCATTTGCTGCTGCCCAGCTAGTTTAGCAAGCTCTTCTGACAGCGCCCTACCCGATTTGCCGCTCTGCTGGAGTTGCTGAATCTGCTGGTTGAGCTGCTGCTGCATGCGGCCCAGCTGACCTTCGCCGGCGCTGTTACCCTTCTTCTTTTTGCGGCCGGGCTTGCCGCCGCCCTGTTGCTGTTGCTGCTGGCTCTGGCGCTGCTGTTCCTGCATTTGCTTCAGGGCGTCGTTCAGCATCAGGGCCAGGTTGTTCATGCTGGTCATGGCCTGCTGCTGGCTGGCGGTGGCGCGGCGCACGTCGCGTTGCTGGATGTGGTTCATCGACTCATCCATGCGGCCGTTCATCTCCCCTACCTCGCGCGTCACGAAGCTCTGGAGCTGGAATACTTTTTTGGCTAGCGCATAGAGCGAGTCCTGTACCACGCGGGCGTCGTCGCGGAGCTTGCGCTGCTGCTGGCCCAGTTGCACAAAGCGCGGGTCCTGCTGATCTACCTGCCGGAACTGCTTCATCACGTTTTCCTCGTCGAAGCTCAGCTTGAGCAGATTTTCCAAGATGTCGCGCAGTCCATCAATGTTCTGCTGCTGCTGGTCCTGCTCCTCTTGGTCCATCTGCTGCTGCATTTCCTGGGCCATCTGCTGCATCTTCTGGGCCGCTTGCTTCTGGGCCTGGCTAGCCTTTTGGTTCTGGTTTTTCTGAAGCTGCTGCTGGCTTTCCTGCATCTGCTGGTCTACCTGTTGCTGCTCCTGCTTCATCTCATCGGCTTCGTTTTCGCCGCCCAGCTGCTCGTCCATTTTCTTCAGCTCCTGCAAGTCCTGCTTGATTTCTTCAAACTGCTCCTTGGCCTGTTGCTGCTGCTGTTTCAGCTCCTCATTCTTCTGCTTCTGCTGCTCGTTGCTGAGCTTGTTGTCTTGATTGTTCTTATCGTTTTGCTGGGTTTGCTCGGCCAACTTCTTTTGCTCTTCAGCTAGCTTTTGGAGCTTGTCGAGGGCGGCGTCCTGCTTCTGCTCAAACTGCAATTGCTTGAACATCTCCAAGGCCCGCTCCAGCTCTTTCTGCAAGGTTTGCTCTTTGTTTTCGAGCTTTTGCAGAAGCTGCTGCATATCCAGCTGATTGTGGTCCTGCTGGTTTTCTAGGAGCTTTTGCAGCTCTTCGTAAAGCTTCTTGGTTTCAGGGTCCAGCAAGGTTTCCATCAGCTTTTGTAGCTCCTGGGCTTTCTCAGCTAGCTCCTGGCTTTTGGGGTCCAGCTCATTTTGCTGCTGCATCATCTGCTCGAAGGCCTGCTTCATGTCGGCCAACTGCTGATCTACCTGCTTTTTCTCTTGCAGCATATTCTGCAACTGCTTGCGGTCCTGGAAGCTCAGCTCGCGCTTAGTTTTTAGCTTGTTGTCGGTTTTAGCCATTTCGCGCTCTAGCTGCTTGCTCTGCTCGCCAGCGCGGCTTAGCTGGTTCTGCACCGCCGCCGATTGTTGCGCCAGCTGCTCGCGCTGTGCCGCCCGCGAGGGTAGGCGGTACTCGACCTGCCGCGTGCGCGCCGATTTGGGGCCATGTACGCCGTCGTTGTCCCACACCTGCACGAAGTACTCCAGTCGGTCGCCGGGTTTTAGGTTGAGGGCGCGCACATCCCACTGATAAGCATAAGCCTGAACCGCGCCGCCTTGCAGGGGTAGGGCACGGGTTTTATAGGGCGCGCCGGGGTTGCCGCCCGCCACGCGGTAGTGCAGTTGCAGGCGCGAGAGGCCGTAGTCGTCGCGCACGGTACCGCCCAAGGCCAAGAACTGCCGAGCCGTGGTATCGGCAAAGGTTTCTAGAGTGATGTCGGGCGCCTGGTCGGGTAAGGCTGTAAGCTGGTATTGGATGGGGTCACGGTTGAGGCTGGCAGGGTTGCGCAAGCGCACCAGGTAGGGTTGGCTGCGCATCACCCGCCGCGAGGCCGTGAACTCGTCGCCATCGGCGGTGGCCGTCACGGTTTCATTAGGGTTTTGGAAAACGAGTTGCAGCTCGTCGGTGGCTTCAGTAGCGAAATTCCACTGCACGGTGCTACCCTCCGGCACGGTCAGGTTGCCGGTATTGCGGATAGTTTCGGCAGGCTTACCCAGGTAAGCGGGGTAGGAAACCTGCACTGAAAAATCACGCAGATCGGGACGCTGGCGTACGCGTAGGTCATACTCATCAGAAGTGAAACCCGCTGCGGCCAGCTGGAAGGATACGTTCTTTTGCAGTTGCTTGAACTCGTAGCGGTAGCGGCCGTTGGCCTGCTTGCTCAGGTGCCGCTCCCGGCCATCGTAGCGCACCGTAATATCGTTGGGTAGGGCGTCGCCTTCTACCACTACTTCCAAGGCAAAATCTTCGCCCTTAAAAGCTTGCAGATTCTTGTTCTCTACCACAAACCGAAACGGCGCAGGTGGCGAGTATGCGCGGTTGTAGTGCAGAATGCGCTCCGTGCCCTGCACAAACAAGGCAGGGTATACCAGCAGCAACAAGGCAATAATGCCTGCCGGCACGGCCACGTATTTCCACAGCGGCCGCGTCTGAGTTTTCAGGTCGATGCCCTTCGTGAACTCGAAGCCGGCGAGCTGCCCAGCACGCTGCTCCAGGCTGGCGGCAATCAGAGCGTTTTCGCGGGCCTGACCTTGCAGCTGCAAGGCATTCAAGAGCTTGTCTTGTACTTCCGGAAACAGCTCCCCTACCCTACTGGCGGCTTGCTCATCGGAGAGCAGGCGGCGCAGGTTAGTGAGGGCGGCCAGAGGCTGCCAAATCCAGCGAACAAAGGCGTAGACTACCAATCCCAGGAAGCCAAAGAGCAGTCCGCCTCGTACCCAAGTAGGTAGGTATAAGAAATATTCGAGCAGGTTGAAGACCACGAATAAGGTCAGCAACAGGCCCAGGGCTACCAGCCCACCGCGCACTAGCAGGCTCAGGTAAAACTTGCGCTTAAAAGCTTCCAGCTGAGCCAGCACCCGTTGTAGAGCTGGCAGCGGCGGCGTTGTAGTATCTCTGTTTTCCACTAGCGATAGGCTCAGTTCGGCTCAGGCAAGATACGGATTTGCCCGCCGGTATGAGAACGACAACAATGGGTAGGAAAATTGTTCCGGTTGGGCTCCTCTACAGCACCACGAAGGCCGGGCAGTGGTCAGAGTGCACTACGTCGGGTAGGAGGCCGGCTTCCAAAATGCGTGGCTCCAGCTGCTTGTCTACTAATAAGTGGTCGAGGCGCCAGCCCACGTTGCGGGCGCGGGCGCCGGCCCGGTAGGTCCACCAGGAGTACTGGCCGGTGGCGCTGCCGTGGTGGTGACGGAAAGAATCGGTGAAGCCGTCAGCCAGGAAATCCCGGAACCACTGGCGCTCTTCGGGCGTGAAGCCAGGACTCTGCTGATTGGCCTTGGGATTATATAGGTCGATATCAGTCTGACAGCAGTTGAAGTCGCCGCCGATAATGAGCGGAGGCACGCTAGCTGCTTGCAGTTCGCGCACGTAGCGTCGGAAAAAGTGCAGCCACTCCACCTTAAACGCCTGCCGCTCCGGCCCACTCGTACCCGACGGCATATAGGTGTTCAACACCGAAAAGTCGTCGAAGTCCAGCCGCAGTACCCTGCCCTCCGAGTCGTAGTCGGCGGTGCCGCAGCCAACGGCTACATTGTTGGGTAGGGTTTTGGTGAACGTAGCCACGCCACTGTAGCCCGGTTTTTCGGCCGGGTGTAGGTAGGCATGGTAGCCCAAGTCGGTGAAACCGGCCACGTTCAGTGCTTCCCTACCCGCCTTTATTTCTTGCAGGCATAGCACGTCGGGCTGAGCCTGGGCTACCCAGTTAAGTAGGCCTTTAGATAGGGCCGAGCGTAGACCGTTGACGTTGTAGGTGATGATGTTCATGTAAAGCAAAATAAACGCTTGTCATCCTGAGCTTGCGAAGGACCTTATCACACGAGAACGACAAGCATATAAACGACTTGTTCTTACGTGATAAGGTCCTTCGCAAGCTCAGGATGACAGGTCGTAATGGTTAGTCGTCTTCCAGCGAATCAAAATACTCCACAATATGCCATTGCAGCATGCGCTCCTGCTCCTTCAAGTTGGCGAAGGGCACGGGGCGTACCAGGCGGTAGTGCGGCCAGCCGTCTTCGTCCACACGGTCCAGCTCGTAGTAGCCCGAGATACTGAAGACCCGGCAGGTAGCAATGTGCATGAGGTCTTGCTTTTGCTCTTTGGTGAAAGGCCCCGCTCCTTGTCCTAGTTCTTGCACGCCAATGAGCAAGAGCATGGCGTTCAGATCGGGCTTCTTGCCGAAGCGGGCTTTCATCTCATTGCGCAGCTTCAGCCACCGGTATTCGAAATCTTCCTCAGATTCGTGCTCCATCAGGCGTTGGCAGCCTTAGCGGCTTCTTCTTTCAGCACTTCCCAATACTCCACGGCGCGGCGGAAGTGTGGAATCACGATGCTGCCGCCGATGAGGTTGGCGATGGCGAAAACCTCATAAATCTCAGTATCAGTGAGGCCTTCTTCGTGGCACTTGCCTAGGTGGTACTTAATGCAGTCGTCGCAGCGCAGCACCATGGAGCAGGCCAAGCCAATCATTTCCTTGGTCTTCACATCCACGGCACCTTCCTGGTAGGTGTTGGTATCGAGGTTGAAAAAGCGCTTAATAACCTTATTGTCAGCCGCCATGATCTTGTCGTTCATCTGCTGGCGGTAGTCGTTGAATTCGGTAACGAGTGACATATGGTGAAGTGTGAATTTGTGAAGTGGTGAGTTTTTTGAAGATGGAGGATATATAACCCAAAAGTACTTCCAAACTCCCGCACCCATGCTGCTGGCCCCGCTTGCCGACTTCGTTTCTCTGCTTTTTCCGCGTGTGTGCCTAGCCTGCGAGGAGCCCTTGGCGCGGGGTGAAGACCATATTTGCACCGGCTGCCGCGCCCAACTGCCCTACACCGACTACCACCTCTTACCCCCCGCAGAAAACCCATTGGCTCGGCGCTTCTGGGGCAAAGTACCCGTGACACATGCATTTAGTTATCTGCGGTTTCTGCGGCGCGGCCGGGTGCAGCATCTGCTGCACCAGCTCAAATACCGCGGCCAGCGACAGGTAGGCGTGGTGCTAGGTGAGTGGTACGGCGCCGAGCTGCGCCAGCACGGCCTACACGAGGCCTTCGATCTGATTGTGCCCGTGCCGCTGCACGCCCGCAAGCTGGCTCAGCGTGGCTATAACCAATCCGATTGCGTGGCAGAGGGTTTCGCCAATGGCTTGCAGCTCCCGTGGCATGCCCACGCGCTGCGCCGCACCGAGCATACCAGTTCTCAGACCCGCAAAACACGCCTGGAGCGGTGGCAAAACGTGGCTACCGTATTTGAGGTAGCCGCGCCCGAACTACTAGCCAGCCAGCGCGTGCTGCTAATAGACGACGTGCTAACCACCGGCGCGACTCTCGAAGCCTGCGCCGCTGTGTTGCTAGCCGCCGGCGCCAGCAGCGTCAGTATTGCTACCCTGGCTTGCGCCGATAGGTAGGGCCATGCCGATGAGCGCCGTACTTTTGCGGTTTCGCTTGTTACAGCACTATGGCACTTTCTGATCTGACCCTTTATGACCCTTTCGAGGGCATGCGCTTTGGCCCCGAGCAATGCTTCTTGTGCGGCACACCCACCACGCCCCCTACCGACACAGTGCCGGTATTTGCGCCGTGGCTGATGAAACGTTACCAGTTAGCTGATCGACCTATTCGACTGCTCGATCAAAGCATCACTACCTATCAAAACCTTACCATTTCGTGCTGCGCCCGCTGCCGCACTCAGTACGTAGAGCCGTTGGAGACGCAGGTAGCTGAAGCGGCTGCAGCCGGACTGGACGGCCTGCGGGCGTTGCCCGAGAAAACGCTGTTTCTTTGGCTGGGCAAAATGTTCTACGGGGTGCTAGTCACGGAGCTGCTCACGGAGTTGAATCCTCTGATCAAGCCGCGCTACCCGCTGGCCGAAAACGCGCAGATGTTCCGCCGCTTCCAAGCGTATTTTCAGACGCTGCAAGCCCTGCGCGTGCCCATCGAGTTTGATGATTTTGCGCCGGCTTCAGTATTCATCGTAGAAACCGATGCCGCCCAGCCCGCCCTACCCTTCGAGTACGACGATGACCTGACCACCATGGTGTTCAGCATCAAACTTGATAATGCGGTGATTACGAGCTGCCTGGTAGATAACGGTATCATCCGGCAAGCTATGCGGGGTATCTACCAGCAAGCCCAACGGCCGCTACACCCGGCCCAGATTGCTGAGTTTAAAGCGCGCGTATACTACGCAGCCTACCTGTTCAATGTAGTGCCTGATTACTACACGCGTCCCGTGCAAGCCGGCGACGACCACGTGGTGATGGATACCCTGATAGATGATGTGACGGGGCCAGTGTTTAACCCCTGGGACAACAGCGGCTATGGTCAGGCGCTGCTGGAAATGTGGAAGCCGTGGCATATTCCACTGGCCGAAATCATGCAAGATCCGGCGCAGCCACGTAGCTTTCTGTACGATGAGGCGGGCAATCCGCAGTCGGTGGAGGCCGTAGCCGAGTTACTGGCGCAGCGCCCCGAAGATAAAAGCCGACTTAACTAGCCTGCCACTCGGGTAGGGGCGGCGGGGTATCGTCTACCTTTTTGATGGTCACGTCGTCCCACTTGCCGTAGATTTTTTCGTGGCGGCCCACCAGCAGGTCTATGGTGCGGTGCAGGCGCCGGTTCATGGTGTCGTGGATGACGTATACACCGTCCAACTTCGGTGAAATGCCTTTCACCTGTACCGAATCACCGTACTCAAACTTGCCACCCCACTGCTTCAGCATGTCCCGGGAAAGGGCCATCCAGCGTCGTTTACTAGTGTGATGACGAGAGATGCGAGAGTTATCGGCCGTAATGAACGGGTGATTATCCGTTTGGCTTTTTCGGGCAGAGTACACGGTGGCTGTTACTCGGTACGACGCAATGCGCCGCGGGGCGTGGTACGTAAGGGGTTCGGGCCGGGGCAGCAGTAAGGCTACCGGCCGTGGGCTCAGCTGGGCTACCGTAGAGGGTAGGGCCGCCGGTTGCATCACAACACGGGGTGGAAACAAAAACGTGAGCAGGAATAAAGCAATGGACATCAACGTAGCTTTAGTGGACTCTTGCTTAGCCTGAAGAGGATAGGCAGCCGACCAATTTCGGCTAACAGGAAAGGCATTCTGCACTGTAAGGTGCGTGCAATGCCAGTGTTTTCAGAAGAGAATTGGAAGCCTGGATACAGTAGTTGAGCAGGAAAAGAGGCGGTTTTGCTGCTTGTTGCTGACAATAAACAAGGTGTTTATCGCCTGATTGCTGGCAAAGATACAACTATTTATTAATTGAATCCTGTGACGCTGCCTAACAGGCCTTTGTCACAATGCGAGATGAGGACGGTGAATGACATGCTAAAATAGTTAGTAGCAAAGCATCGCCAGCATTTGTTTCCTTCAAGGTGCCATAGTACGAAGCATAGGCCATAGGGTTGCTGAGCAAGGGCAGAAAATTGCCGCAATCCTATCATAACGCCACTTGCTGCGCACCGTATGAAGAGAAATTCCTGCTCTATCAATCTCTCCCCTTCACCTCCATTTTCTGTCTATGCTTTCGTGCTTTCTCATTACCCGCCGCGTAGGTGCGCCGGTTGGAGTATTGGCCATATTGGCCGCTAGTTGCTCTTCTCCTGCCCCCAATGGTACTGCGGCAGAAGATGCTGCTACCCGCGACACTACAGAACTGGTAGGCCGGGCGGCAGCTCCTAAAGGCTCTGCCAACTCCCCGCTACAGATAGTGGCCACTTTCCGTGAGCCCCAAATCGTGGGGGTAGCCGTGTTGCCTGATGGCCGCGTATTTGGAGATTTTCCGCGCTGGGATAATAACCCGATATACCCCATTGCTGAGGTAGGGGCAAATAATACATTAAAGCCGTACCCCGACGCGGCGTGGTGCACCTGGAACGAAACAGTGCGCAACGAGCCGCAAAAGCATTGGATTTGCCCGCAAAGCGTATACGCCGACCGCGCCGGGTCGCTGTGGGTGCTTGATCCAGCCTCACCCGGCCTGAAAGCCACGGTACCCGGCGGCCCGAAGCTGGTAAAAATTGACCCCAAGACCAATACGGTGGTGCAGAACGTTGCCTTCCCCGAGAGCGTGGCTCCGCGTAAGTCCTACCTCAACGATGTGCGCGTAGACACGCAGAAGAATTATGCCTATATCACGGAGTCGGGCGAGGGCAGCTTGGTGGTGGTGGACTTGAGCTCGGGCAAGGCGCGCCGGCTACTGGTGAAGCATCCATCGATGGTGGGCGATACCACGCTGAATATCAAGGCCGATGGTAAGCTACTGGTAGATCCTACTGGTAAACAAGGCCAGTTCAATGCCGATGGTATTGCCCTCAGCCACGACGGTCAGTACCTCTATTGGAAGCCGCTGACCAGCTACGGTCTGTACCGCATTAAAACGGAAGCGCTACGCAACGCCAGCCTAAGCGATGCGCAGCTAGCCGTCCAAATTGAAGACCTAGGCAAGGTCCCCGCCTGCGACGGTATGATTCTAGACGCGCAGAACAACCTGTACCTGACAGCTTTTGAAGACCATTCTATCAAACGTCGTACGCCAGCAGGCAAGATCGAAACCATCGTGCAGGACCCACGCCTGGAATGGCCGGATACGTTTGCATTCTCAGCCGATGGTACCACGTTATACGTCACTAATTCTGCTATTCACAAAACGCCTACCTGGAGCAAAGGCATTGGCCAGCAAGACCAGCCGTATCACATCTTCAAAATGAGATTACCAAAATAAAGACAGCTGGATGCCTGCGTTTTTTAAGGGCCTTTTCCGTCAGGAAAAGGCTTTTTTTTATTACTTATAGCCTATAACCCCGTAAGAAGATATGATCTGTGGCATGAATTCAGGATAATTATTTGGTAGATAGGCTAATTTGAAAATGCGAATATGAGTTTTTGACTTCTATTCAAGTACTTTACTTTTGCTTTCCACTTACATAGCGCCCTTACCTCACCCCCACCTATGGATGCTTACTCCTATATCGCCAATGCACACGGCGAGTATATCGATCAGCTGTACCAGGCGTACAAGCAGAACCCCGATTCGGTAGATTTCGGCTGGCGAAAGTTCTTCGAGGGTTTCGACTTCTCGCAGCAGTATCCCGCCGACGGCGAAACGCCTGTTGCAACCACCGGAACGGCTACTTCTTCCACGCCGCCTGCTCCTGCTGCGCCTAACCTGGAAGCCATTCCTGAGCAACGCCCAGGATACGGTGTGCTGAACACCAGCGCTTCTACCGATAGCGCCGGCGCCTTGCGCAACAGCAATGAGGCTGCTCCGGACAAGGAGACTGCCGTACGCAACCTGATTTACGCCTACCGCAGCCGCGGCCACCTATTGGCCAAAACCAACCCGGTGCGCCAGCGCAAAGACCGCAAAGCTCGCCTCGACTTGGCTACTTTTGGTTTGAGTGAGGCTGATTTGGATACGTCTTTCCGCAACGGCTCTATCTTGGGGCTGGGGGATGCGCCTACCCTGCGCGAAATCATAGCTGGCTTGCAGTCCATCTATACGGGTACGGTGGGCTTCGAATACATGTACATCCGCGACCCGCAGGTACTGGACTGGTTCCGGACCAAGGCGGAGCACGACGCACTGAACTTCAACCCCTCTGCTGACTACAAAAAACGGATTCTGCGCAAGCTGAACGAGGCGGTGGTGTTTGAGAACTTCCTGCATACCAAATTTCTGGGGCAGAAGCGCTTCTCGTTGGAAGGCGGCGAAACGGCTATTCCGGCCCTCGATGCTATCATCGAGAAGGGTGCCGAGCTGGGCGTGCGTGAGGTGGTGATTGGCATGGCGCACCGCGGCCGCTTGAACGTGCTGGCCAACATCATGGGCAAAACTTACGAGCAGATTTTCTCGGAGTTCGAAGGCACCGCCAAGCCTGACCTGACTATGGGCGACGGCGATGTGAAGTATCATATGGGTTACTCGTCGGAGGTAGATACCGAGTCGGGTCACCGCGTGAACCTGAAGCTGGCACCCAACCCCTCACACCTTGAAGCGGTAAACCCCGTGGTAGAAGGCTTAGTGCGCGCCAAGATTGAGCACGAGTACCAGGACGACTATCATAAGATCCTACCCATCCTCATCCACGGCGACGCCGCTTTAGCTGGCCAGGGTATTGGCTATGAGGTAACGCAGATGTCACAGCTGGAAGGCTACAAGACAGGCGGTACCATCCACTTCGTTATCAACAACCAGGTAGGCTTCACGACTGATTTCGAGGACGCTCGTTCGTCTATCTACAGCACCGATCTGGCGAAGATTATCGACGCGCCGGTGATTCACGTAAACGGCGACGACCCCGAAGCAGTGGTATTTGCCGTGCGTCTGGCTACGGAGTACCGCCAGCAGTTCCACGCTGATATCTTCATAGATATGGTGTGCTACCGCCGCCACGGCCACAACGAGTCGGACGAGCCGAAGTTCACGCAGCCTACCCTCTACAACATCATCTCGAAGCACAAAAACCCGCGCGAGATTTATAACGCTCGCTTAGTGGAGCGCGGTGATGTAGATGAAGAACTGGCGAAGCAGATGGACCGTGAGTTCCGTGACCTGCTGCAGGCCCGCCTCGACCAAGTAAAGCAACAGCCCCTACCCTATAAGTATCAGACGCTAGAGAACCAATGGCGCAACCTGCGTCGCGCTACTGCCCAGGACTTCGAGCAGTCGCCGGAAACGGGCGTGAGCGAAGAGACAGTGCAGAAGGTAGGCGAGGCGCTAACGAATTTGCCCGAAGGCTTTAAGCCACTCAAGCAGATTGATAACCTGCTGAAGGAGCGCCGCAAGATGTTCTTCGAAACGCGGCAGCTGAACTGGGCCGCCGGCGAATTGCTGGCCTACGGCTCGTTGCTGGCCGAGAATCACATTGTGCGCGTGAGTGGCCAAGACTGCCAGCGCGGCACGTTCTCCCACCGCCATGCCGTACTACACGACGCCGAAACCTCGGCCCCTTACAATTCGCTCAACCATCTAAAGGGCGACCACGAAAACCTGCGCATCTACAACTCGCTACTGAGTGAGTATGCAGTGCTGGGCTTCGAGTTTGGCTACGCCATGGCTAACCCTACCGCGCTGGTAGTATGGGAAGCCCAGTTCGGTGACTTTGCCAACGGCGCCCAAACGATGATTGACCAATTTGTGGTGTCGTCGGAAAGCAAGTGGCAGCGCATGAACGGCGTAGTAATGCTCCTACCCCACGGCTACGAAGGTCAGGGACCAGAGCACTCCAACGCCCGTCCTGAGCGCTTCCTGCAATTGGCCGCCGAGAACAACATCGTAGTAGCCAATATCACCACGCCTGCTAACTTCTTCCACGCCCTGCGCCGTCAGCTGACCTGGGAGTTCCGCAAGCCCTTGGTAGTCATGTCGCCTAAGTCGATGCTGCGCCACCCGCTGTGTGTGTCGCCGGTGGAGGATTTCACGTCGGGTCGCTTCGAAGAGGTACTCGGTGATGACTACGCTGACGCCAAGAAGGTGAAACGCGTGTTGCTGTGCTCGGGCAAGGTGTACTACGATCTGCTGGAGGAGCAGCAACAGTCGGGTCGTACCGACGTAGCTATCATTCGGATGGAACAGCTGCACCCCTTCCCCAAAAAGCAGCTGGACGCCGAACTGGCGAAGTATCCGAAAGCGAAAATCTACTGGGTACAAGAGGAACCCGAAAATATGGGCTACTGGAACTACCTGCTACGCTTCATGCGCCGTGAGTTGGAAGATGTGGTGGCCCGCAAAGCCTCGGCCTCGCCGGCTACCGGCTACAATAAAGTGCACGTGAAGGAGCAAAAAGATCTGATAGCCAGAGCTTTCGATAAACCTCGTGAGGCCGTAGCCGATGAGAACATCAAGGAAACAGTAGAAGAAGCCAAGAAGGTCGATTAATTCAACTGCCTACCGGGTAGCTAGTATGCAACTGGCAGCCCGGTAGGTAGGCTTATCCCACCAAGCCATAACCCTTAACTCTCCCACCTATGGGTCTGGAAATCAAAATACCCGCCGTTGGCGAATCCATTACGGAAGTAACCATTGCCAAATGGTTGAAAAAAGACGGTGAAGCCGTAAAGCGCGACGAGATTATTGCCGAGCTGGAATCGGACAAAGCCACCTTTGAGCTACCTGCCGAAGCCGATGGCACGTTGAGCATTCAAGTAGCCGAAGGCGAAACGATTGGTATCGGAACAACGATTGCTGAAATCGGTGGGGCTGATGCCCCGGCAGCAGACGCTACCTCAGAAGCTGCAAAACCAACAGAAGCCGCTGCACCTGCCAACGACCCCATCTCCAAAGGCGAGGAAAATCCCACAGCCAGCAACCAGGCCGGCTACGGTGGCACCCCTGAAAATGGCGCGCCGTCTGCCGAGTCTGCTTCGGCAGAGGCTCCCGCTGGTGGTGCCACCGAAATGAAGATTCCGGCAGTGGGCGAGTCCATCACGGAAGTAACCGTATCGAAGTGGTTGAAGCCCGACGGTGCTCAGGTAGAGCGCGACGAGGTAATTGCTGAGTTAGAGTCGGATAAGGCCACGTTTGAGTTGCCCGCCGAAGCGGCAGGCACACTGCGTCACGCCGTAGGCGAGGGCGAAACCATTGCCATTGGCACTATAGTAGCCCGCATCGAAGGTGGCGGTGGTAGCGCGCCAGCCACTCCAGCCGCGGCTCCGGCCGCCGCGCAGGCGGCACCTGCTGCATCACAGCCTGCTACCAGCAACGGAACTACTTCCTACGCCACAGGCACACCTTCGCCGGCTGCTGGCAAGATTCTAGGTGAGAAAGGCATCGACGCTGCCAATGTGCAAGGCACCGGCCGCGACGGCCGCATCACCAAGGAAGATGCTCAGAATGCGCAGGCCAAGCCTGCTGCTCCTGCCCCGCAGGCCGCTCCTGCGCCAGCAGCATCTGCGCCTACCCCAGCTACCACCGAAACCGCCGCTGGCAACCGCAACTCGCGCCGCGAGCGGATGAGCAACCTGCGCAAGACGGTGGCCCGCCGCTTGGTATCAGTGAAGAACGAAACGGCTATGCTCACCACTTTCAACGAGGTGAACATGCAACCCATCATGGACTTGCGCAACAAGTTCAAAGACAAGTTCAAGGAGAAGCACTCGGTGGGCCTCGGCTTCATGTCGTTCTTCACCAAAGCAGTATGTGTAGCCCTGAAAGAGTGG from Hymenobacter aerilatus harbors:
- a CDS encoding DUF4175 family protein; translated protein: MENRDTTTPPLPALQRVLAQLEAFKRKFYLSLLVRGGLVALGLLLTLFVVFNLLEYFLYLPTWVRGGLLFGFLGLVVYAFVRWIWQPLAALTNLRRLLSDEQAASRVGELFPEVQDKLLNALQLQGQARENALIAASLEQRAGQLAGFEFTKGIDLKTQTRPLWKYVAVPAGIIALLLLVYPALFVQGTERILHYNRAYSPPAPFRFVVENKNLQAFKGEDFALEVVVEGDALPNDITVRYDGRERHLSKQANGRYRYEFKQLQKNVSFQLAAAGFTSDEYDLRVRQRPDLRDFSVQVSYPAYLGKPAETIRNTGNLTVPEGSTVQWNFATEATDELQLVFQNPNETVTATADGDEFTASRRVMRSQPYLVRLRNPASLNRDPIQYQLTALPDQAPDITLETFADTTARQFLALGGTVRDDYGLSRLQLHYRVAGGNPGAPYKTRALPLQGGAVQAYAYQWDVRALNLKPGDRLEYFVQVWDNDGVHGPKSARTRQVEYRLPSRAAQREQLAQQSAAVQNQLSRAGEQSKQLEREMAKTDNKLKTKRELSFQDRKQLQNMLQEKKQVDQQLADMKQAFEQMMQQQNELDPKSQELAEKAQELQKLMETLLDPETKKLYEELQKLLENQQDHNQLDMQQLLQKLENKEQTLQKELERALEMFKQLQFEQKQDAALDKLQKLAEEQKKLAEQTQQNDKNNQDNKLSNEQQKQKNEELKQQQQQAKEQFEEIKQDLQELKKMDEQLGGENEADEMKQEQQQVDQQMQESQQQLQKNQNQKASQAQKQAAQKMQQMAQEMQQQMDQEEQDQQQQNIDGLRDILENLLKLSFDEENVMKQFRQVDQQDPRFVQLGQQQRKLRDDARVVQDSLYALAKKVFQLQSFVTREVGEMNGRMDESMNHIQQRDVRRATASQQQAMTSMNNLALMLNDALKQMQEQQRQSQQQQQQGGGKPGRKKKKGNSAGEGQLGRMQQQLNQQIQQLQQSGKSGRALSEELAKLAGQQQMLRDALQKMDKMKPGGKEGKGQDGGGGTGDLKKMMEQTETDLVNKRLTEQTIMRQQQILTRLLEAEKSAQERDQEERREAQTAQNRPPVFPPAFEKYKQQKTRQTELLRTVPPALTPYYQREVSEYFQKMK
- a CDS encoding exodeoxyribonuclease III — its product is MNIITYNVNGLRSALSKGLLNWVAQAQPDVLCLQEIKAGREALNVAGFTDLGYHAYLHPAEKPGYSGVATFTKTLPNNVAVGCGTADYDSEGRVLRLDFDDFSVLNTYMPSGTSGPERQAFKVEWLHFFRRYVRELQAASVPPLIIGGDFNCCQTDIDLYNPKANQQSPGFTPEERQWFRDFLADGFTDSFRHHHGSATGQYSWWTYRAGARARNVGWRLDHLLVDKQLEPRILEAGLLPDVVHSDHCPAFVVL
- a CDS encoding carboxymuconolactone decarboxylase family protein — translated: MSLVTEFNDYRQQMNDKIMAADNKVIKRFFNLDTNTYQEGAVDVKTKEMIGLACSMVLRCDDCIKYHLGKCHEEGLTDTEIYEVFAIANLIGGSIVIPHFRRAVEYWEVLKEEAAKAANA
- a CDS encoding ComF family protein; amino-acid sequence: MLLAPLADFVSLLFPRVCLACEEPLARGEDHICTGCRAQLPYTDYHLLPPAENPLARRFWGKVPVTHAFSYLRFLRRGRVQHLLHQLKYRGQRQVGVVLGEWYGAELRQHGLHEAFDLIVPVPLHARKLAQRGYNQSDCVAEGFANGLQLPWHAHALRRTEHTSSQTRKTRLERWQNVATVFEVAAPELLASQRVLLIDDVLTTGATLEACAAVLLAAGASSVSIATLACADR
- a CDS encoding SMP-30/gluconolactonase/LRE family protein; the protein is MLSCFLITRRVGAPVGVLAILAASCSSPAPNGTAAEDAATRDTTELVGRAAAPKGSANSPLQIVATFREPQIVGVAVLPDGRVFGDFPRWDNNPIYPIAEVGANNTLKPYPDAAWCTWNETVRNEPQKHWICPQSVYADRAGSLWVLDPASPGLKATVPGGPKLVKIDPKTNTVVQNVAFPESVAPRKSYLNDVRVDTQKNYAYITESGEGSLVVVDLSSGKARRLLVKHPSMVGDTTLNIKADGKLLVDPTGKQGQFNADGIALSHDGQYLYWKPLTSYGLYRIKTEALRNASLSDAQLAVQIEDLGKVPACDGMILDAQNNLYLTAFEDHSIKRRTPAGKIETIVQDPRLEWPDTFAFSADGTTLYVTNSAIHKTPTWSKGIGQQDQPYHIFKMRLPK